One Urechidicola croceus genomic window, GTCCAAACAGAAGCAACTTATTTTATTTCCTTAATAAAGTAACATAATTAAAAAATCATAAAAAAAAACCGTTTGATTATTCAAACGGTTTTTTTTTATGATTAACTAATAAATTTGATTTACTACATATCTTTTATCTTTGTCATTCAAAAAAAATTATTGAACAAGTTTTATTTATGAAAAATTTGAAATTACTACTTCTTTTATCCTTTACTTCTTTAATTATTAGTTGTGATAACAAACCAAAAAAAACACCTATTCAAAAATTAGAGAAAACTGAAATAAAAAAAGCAGAAATTATTGAAAAAAGATGGGATAGTTTAAATCAAAATAATGTAGAAGATTTTTTTACAGAATATGCCAAAAACAATAAGGAAACTATGGTTCGTATCAAAACAAAATTTGGTGATATAAAAATTAAACTTTATAACGATACTCCAATTCACAGAGCTAATTTTGTTTTTCTAACCAAAATTAATTATTTTGATACAACTGTATTTTATAGAATCGCAAAAGATTTTGTTATTCAAGGAGGAAATTCAGACAATTTAGAAACTTCAAAACAACGATACGAATATGGTAACTATCTATTGCCTCAAGAGTTTCGATCAAATAGAAAACATAAATATGGTGCAGTTGCTGCAGCAAGAGATTATGATAACAATCCAGACAAAGATTCAAGTCCATTTGAATTTTATATCATTCAAAGTAAAAGAGGTGGGCATCATTTAAATAATGAACATACTGTATTTGGCGAAGTAATTTCAGGTTTTTCAACAATTGATAAAATTGCGCAATTAGAGACAGGTCCTGACGAATGGCCAAAAGAAGATGTGTATATGAAAGTTGAAATAATAAATTGATAATTGCATATAGAACGGTATATTTGCACCCGATTTAAAATTAATAAAAATGTCTTTTTTAAAAGAATTACAACGCAGACGAACTTTTGGTATTATTTCTCATCCAGATGCTGGTAAAACAACACTTACAGAAAAATTACTATTATTTGGTGGTGCTATTCAAGAAGCTGGAGCTGTAAAAAATAACAAAATTAAAAAAGGTGCAACTTCCGATTTTATGGAAATTGAACGTCAGCGTGGAATTTCTGTGGCTACATCAGTACTTGCTTTCATTTATAAAGACAAAAAAATAAATATTCTTGATACTCCTGGGCATAAGGATTTTGCAGAAGATACTTTTAGAACCTTAACTGCAGTTGATAGTGTTATTGTTGTTATTGATGTTGCCAAAGGTGTTGAGGAACAAACTGAAAAATTAGTTCAAGTTTGTAGAATGCGAAAAATTCCAATTATTGTATTTATCAATAAATTAGATCGTGAAGGAAAAGATGCTTTTGATTTATTAGATGAAGTAGAACAAAAACTAGGACTTAGAGTTACTCCATTAAGTTTTCCTATTGGAATGGGATATGATTTTAAAGGAATTTATAATATTTGGGAAAAAAAATTAAATATTTTTTCTGCAGATAAAAAGCAAACTGTTTCAAAAGGTATTGAATTTAGTGATTTAGAAGATCCTGAATTAGATAAAGTCATTGGTGAAAAATCAGCAAATACATTAAGAGAAGAACTTGAATTAATTTATGAAGTATATCCTTCGTTTGACAAAAGCGAATATCTAAAAGGTGATTTACAACCCGTATTTTTTGGTTCAGCTTTAAATAATTTTGGTGTAAAAGAATTACTAGATTGTTTTACTGAAATTGCCCCTACTCCACAACCGAAAAAAGCAGAAGAAAGGTTAGTTGATTCTAAGGAAAATAAATTAACTGGGTTTGTATTTAAGATTCATGCAAATATGGATCCAAAACATAGAGATAGATTGGCCTTCGTTAAAATAGTTTCTGGAACATTTAAACGTAATGCACCATATTTACACGTAAGAAATAATAAAAAACTAAAATTTTCAAGCCCAAATGCTTTTTTTGCAGAGAAAAAAGAAATTGTTGAAGAATCGTTCCCAGGAGATATTGTTGGATTGCACGATACTGGAAATTTTAAAATTGGAGATACTTTAACAGAAGGAGAAATATTAAACTTTAAGGGTATCCCGAGTTTTTCTCCTGAGCATTTTAGATATGTAAATAATGCTGATCCGATGAAATCTAAACAATTACAAAAAGGTTTAGAGCAATTAATGGATGAAGGTGTTGCTCAGTTATTTACACTTGAATTAAATGGACGCAAAATTATTGGTACAGTTGGAGCACTTCAATATGAAGTAATTCAATATAGATTAGAACACGAATATGGTGCAAAATGTAGTTATGAAAATCTTCCGATGCACAAAGTTTGTTGGGTACAACCTGAAAACTCAAAAAATGAAGAGTTCAAGGAGTTTAAGAGAGTAAAACAACGGTATTTAGCCAAAGATAAACAAGGACAATTGGTATTTCTTGCAGATTCTGCTTTTACAATTCAAATGACGCAAAGTAAATACCCAAGTGTAAAATTACATTTTACAAGTGAGTTTGAGTAAAATTACTTAATAACAAAATCAAAATATTGGTCTCTAAATGGTTCTCCTCTTAAGGTAAAATGCCACCATTCTTGAGGATAATTTCTAAAACCATTTGCCAACATTATAGTTTGTAAAAACTTTCTATTGGCTATTTGTTCGTCTGTAATGTTATTATATTTCACACCTGATTCTTCTCCAAAATAATCATATGAAGTTCCCATATCCAATTCTTGATTTGTTTTCAAATCAACAACAGTTACATCAATTGTACTACCACTACTATGCCTAGATTTAGTAGCAATATATTGCAATTTAAATAAATCTCTTTTATCTATTGATGGGTAAAATTGTTCTTTCATTAATGTGTCATTTATATCTCTAGCCCATCTTCGAAAATGATTAACAGCCCTCTGCGGTCTATACGCATCAAAAATTTTAAGTGACAAACTATCTTTTAATAATTTTTCTTGAACATCTTTTAAAGCCTTTGTGGCCTGTTGAGTTAATATTACTGTTTCAGCCTCATAACCATCAATAATTTCTCCAACAAAATTATTTTCTGAACAATACCTTAAATCTATTATAATACTTGGAATTTGATCTTCAACGTAAACAAAGTTTTCTGGCAACTTTAATAAACTTACAAACAAGAAAAAACAATAAAAAAAACAATTCAATTTATTTAACATAGAAATCTAAATTATAAAAAAAAAATATAACAATAATATTATAAATTATTAGTTATATAAATATAAATCTTCTTCAAAATTATAGCCCTACAACAAAAGGTTTATTTTGCAAGTAAATATCTTGTATAATGAATAATTACTCACTTTGGTCACTTCGATTAGGCTACACCAATAATCAAGCTCATAAAATTGAATCTTTAGGAATTGAAAATTTCGTAAAGAAATCAATAGATGAAAAATTCTCTTCAGATATTCCGCCGTTTCTAAAAAACTCTCCAAAAAACATTAAAGAATTTAAAAATCAAAAAAAATACAATAAAGCTGAAGAATTAATTAAAATACAAAAATGGTGGATTGATAAAATGAGAACTGAAAACTATCCTTTAAGAGAAAAGATGGTTTGTTTTTTACACAATCATTTTGTTGCCTCTTCAAATAAAGTAACAATTAATAGGTGGATTTTTGAACACAATTCAATATTGAGAACAAATGCATTTGGAAATTTAAAAGATTTATGTAAAAAAATATTGAAATGCAATGCAACACTAGACTATTTAGATAATAATACGAATAGAAAAAATAATCTTAATGAAAATTTAAGTAGAGAACTTTTAGAACTTTTTACACTTGGACTAAATAATTACACTGAAAAAGACGTTCAAAGTGGTGCTAAAGCACTAGCGGGCTTATCTTTTGGAGATATATATGGTGTATACAATCATAAATATGAATGTAATGAAAAAATAAATTACCTAAACCATACTGGTGTATTTAAACTTGATGATTTAATTGATATTATATTCAAACACCCAAAGTGTCCTTACCTTTTTACTAAAAAAATATTAAATTGGTTTATATATGATAATCCAACAGAAGAATTAATAATATACTATGGTAATTATTTGAAATATGTAAATTTTGAATTAAGGCCGTTTTTAATCAAATTATTTACAGAAGAATTTAATAAAGAAACTGCAGGAAGCAAAATAAAGGATCCTTTATTATATGCGATTCAATTATTAGATGAATTAAAATTATCAAATTCTGATTCAAAATTTATCGTTAATTTCATTAAAAATCAAGGAATGCCATTATTAATGCACAAATCTGTTAAAGGTTGGAAAGGAGGAAAAGAATGGTTATCGACCCAAATATTATTTAATAGAAATAAGATTGCAAATCAACTATGTAAAGGTGAAAATAATACTCTCTATAAAATAAATTTAAACCAAACTAATATTAAGATAAATGAGCGTATTCCTAACATTAAAAGAAAACCTAATTGTAACTATAGCTGTATAAAAACTGAACTATGCGATAAATTAATTTTTTCAATTGATGAAAATTTGCAAAAAAACATAGATCAAATAATAAAACATGACTTTGATCCAAAAGCAAAAAATTCTGATAGAACAATTTTGCGATTATTTAATTACTTAGTAACTACCCCAGAATATCAACTATTATAAAGTAAAAATGCTGAGAAGAAATTTTTTAAATATAACTTGTACAATTACTGGTGGTGCATTAATGGTTCCAGAATTTTTATGGGCATTTGGAACGCAAAACAAAATTCGTTTTGAGGAAGAATCATTAATATTCATACAATTAAATGGTGGAAATGATGGTCTTAACACATATATTCCATTTAATGACCCATTATATCAATATAATAGACCATCAATTTGTATTTCCAAAGACGATGTTATAGGTGCTAATAAGAATATGGCATTTCATCCTTCATTAAAAAATTTTTTCGATATACAACAAGATGGTAATTTATCTATTATTCAAAATGTTGGTTATTCAAATCCAACTAGATCTCACTTCAAAAGCCAAGAAATATGGCAAACAGCTGTAAATTCTAATATGGGACTAAATAATGGATGGCTAGGTAGGTATTTAGATGCTGAATTTAGAGATCACAACCCAATAGCTGGAATTAATATAAGTCGTGTTGATCATCCTGTATTCAAAAGTGAATTTTCAAATTCGGCAAGTGTTCAAAATCCAAAGTTTTATAAAAAAGACGAAATGATAATAGATAAAGTTAAACTATCTAGTAATCCTCAATTAGATTTTGTTAGAAAAATTGCTACTGCAACAGTTGAAAGTTCAAAAGCTATTCAAAAAGCAATATCCAATTCAAAAGAAGAAATAATATACCCAAAAACAAATTTTGCATCAAAATTATCATGGATTGCAAGGCTTATAAAAGGAAATTTAAATAGTAAAATTTATTACACTTCACTTGGCGGCTTTGACACCCATAAAAATCAACTTAATGAGCATAGTAAAAAGTTAACAATTTTAAATGATGGTGTGTATAGTTTTTATAAAGATCTTAAAGAAGCAAAACTCTTGCAAAATGTAACAATAGTTATTTTTTCAGAGTTTGGTAGAAGAGTAAAAGACAACGGTAATGGCACAGATCATGGAAAAGCAGCTCCAATGTTTATTATTGGGGGTAACAATAATGGTTCTATTATTGGAAATAATCCTGATTTAGCAAATTTAGATGATGGAGATTTAAAATATAACATTGACTTTAGAAGTGTATATGCAACATTATTGAGACAAAAACTACACTTCAACCCAAGAAAAATTGGCATTAAACTACCTGTTATTGAAGGTATTTTCTAATTTATATATAAATTTGAGTAGAGAAACACCAATAAACACTAGATAAACTAACTTTGACCGAATAAAAATGAAATAAAAAACGATTTATTCATTTACTAACATTATCTTCGCCAACAATTAAATATTAATAATAAATATAATAACATGAGTCAAGGAACAGTTAAATTTTTCAATGATGCTAAAGGATTTGGTTTTATCACTGAAGAAGGTTCAAACAAAGAACATTTTGTTCACATTTCTGGATTAATCGACGAAATTCGCGAAGGTGATAACGTTGAATTTGAATTACAGGAAGGTAGAAAAGGATTAAACGCAGTAAATGTAAAAGTAATTTAATATATACTTCAACTTAATTTTTTACAAAAACCCATCACTATGTGATGGGTTTTTTGATGGTTTAAATTTAATAAATAACTGATTTATTTAAGTTTAAAATTTCATTATTAAAAATTAATATTAGAATATAAACACCTATAAATTTGATTGTTAACTATTTTGGAGCGATATTTGTAAATCTATCAATATAATTTAAAACAATAACAATGAGTAACGGTACAGTAAAATTTTTTAATGATGCCAAAGGATTTGGATTCATCACTGAAGATGGTTCAAACAAAGAACACTTTGTTCACATTTCTGGATTAATCGACGAAATTCGCGAAGGTGATAAAGTTGAATTTGATTTACAAGAAGGAAAAAAAGGATTAAACGCGGTAAATGTAAAAGTAATTTAATATATACTTCAAATTTAATTTTTTACAAAAGCCCATCATGTGTGATGGGCTTTTTGATTTTACCATTCTATTATACCAATATTTATTTTACTCAAAATTTCATTTGTTTTACTGAAATGTTTATTACCAAACCAATACCCTCTATTAGCACTCAAAGGAGATGGATGACCAGATTCTAAAACGAAATGTTTCAATTTATCAATATTTCGACCTTTTTTCTTAGCATACCCACCCCAAAGTAAGAATACCACATTTTCTTTTTTATCAGAAATTAATTTAATTACTTTATCTGTAAATTCTTCCCAACCTCTTTTTTGATGGCTTCCAGGGCTTGATTCTCTTACTGTCAAAGTTGCATTTAGCAATAAAACTCCTTGATCTGCCCAACGTTCTAAATTTCCGCTTTTTGGAATAGGTTTTACTAAATCTGACTCTAATTCTTTAAAGATATTGACCAACGAAGGTGGATGCGCAATTCCGTCGTTCACTGAAAAACATAAACCATTTGCCTGCCCTTTTCCATGATACGGATCTTGACCAATTATAACAACTTTTAAATCCTCAAATGAACAATGATCAAACGCCGAAAAAATTTGATTTACTGGAGGATAGCAGCTATTTTCTTCATATTCCTTCTCAACAAAATTTAACAACTCCAAAAAATAAGGTTTGCTAAACTCATCCTTCAATATTCGCTTCCAACTTTCGGTTATGATTACATTCATTTTATAATTATTCTATTTACTTTTGTTTTCAATTCAAAAATACAATTTTGGCAAATAAAATATCAGAAAAAACATTAAACGATTTAGAATTCAATACAATTTTAAGTAGAATTCACACTTACTGTATATCTGATTTAGGTAGGAAAGCCAGTCAACAAATCAAACCAATTTCTGAAAATAAATTATTATTATCAGAACTTAAAAAAGTAGATGAATATTTAACTTCATTTGAAAATGATAATCGAATTCCAAATCACTTTTTTGAAGAAATAACTAAAGAAATAAGTCTTTTTGAAATTGAAAATAGTTATTTAACTCCAGAAAGTTTTTTAAAAATAGCTAGTGTTTCTGAAACTGTCAATGAACTCTTAAAATTCTTAAAAAAATTCAAAGAAATATACCCAATTTTATTTGATGCTACTTGGGAAATTGAGTATACAACCGAAATTGTTGATAGTATTCAAAAAATCATTACTCCATTTGGAGAAGTTGATGATAAAGCGTCAATAAACTTAAAAAGATTACGTAAAGAAATACATCAAGTAAGAAATGATATTAATGAAAGTTTTAATCATGCATTAAGCAAGTTCAATTCTTCGGGATATTTAGATGACATTAGGGAATCTGTTATTGAAAACCAAAGAGTACTAGCAGTAATCCCTATGCATAAACGTAAAGTTAAAGGTACTTTATTAGGAACTTCTAAAACTGGGAGTATTGTATTTATTGCTCCACAAGCCACATTAAAATATGCTAGAGAATTAGAAAACTTATTGTTTGAAGAAAAGCAAGAAATCATATTAATTCTTAAAACTTTAACTAATGATTTAAGAATTTTCAAGCCTTTACTAATTGATTATCAAACTTATCTTACTCAACTTGATTTAATTGGAGCCAAAGCCAAATATGCCAATAATATAAATGCAGTATTACCTAAAATTGCTGTTGAAAAAAAAATAATTTTAAAAGATGCATATCACCCAATTTTACTTGAAAAAAATAGAGAAAATAGCATAAAAACTATTCCTCAATCAATAGAGTTAAATGAAAAACAGCAGATTATTGTTATCTCAGGACCAAACGCTGGAGGAAAAAGTATCACTCTGAAAACAATTGGCTTATTACAAGTAATGATTCAAAGTGCTATATTAATTCCAGTTGATGAAAAAAGTGAAATCTCAATATTTGATAGAATACTCACAGATATCGGAGATAATCAATCTATTGAAAATCAATTAAGTACATATAGTTACCGATTAAAAAATATGCGCCAATTTTTACAAAAATGTAATTCAAATACATTATTTTTAATAGATGAATTTGGAACAGGATCAGATCCTGAATTAGGTGGTGCGCTTGCTGAAATTTTCTTAGAAGAATTTTATGAGAAAAAAGCTTATGGAATTATTACAACTCATTATGCTAACTTAAAAGTTTTGGCTGATGAATTAGAAAATGTTTCTAATGCAAATATGCAGTTTGATGAACGAACTTTAGAACCATTATTTAAATTATTTATTGGTCAAGCAGGTAGTTCTTTCACTTTTGAAGTTGCTCAGAAAAACGGTATCCCATACAGTTTGATTAATCGAGCTAAAAAGAAAGTAGAAGGAGAAAAAATACGATTGGATAAAACAATATCCAAACTCCAAAAGGAGAGAAACAAACTTCAAAAGACTTCTGAAATTCTTGAACAAGAACAGTCTAAAGCCAAAGAACAAACAGAAAATTTATCTGGTAAAGAAGAAAAAATTCAAAAAAAATTAGAACTATTTCAAGAACTATACGACTCAAATCAAAAAATGCTAGTAACTGGGCGTAAAATCAATGAACTAGTGAATAAGTATTTTCAAACTAACAATAAAAAAGAATTAATTGCTGAGTTTACAAAATGGGCAACAATTGAGAGGACTAAATATTTAAAGAAAAATCCGCCCATTAAGAAGAGTAAACCACAAAAGAAACAAGAAAAAGTTGCTAAGAAAGTTCAAGCAGAAAAAATTCAAAAAATAGAAA contains:
- a CDS encoding endonuclease MutS2 codes for the protein MANKISEKTLNDLEFNTILSRIHTYCISDLGRKASQQIKPISENKLLLSELKKVDEYLTSFENDNRIPNHFFEEITKEISLFEIENSYLTPESFLKIASVSETVNELLKFLKKFKEIYPILFDATWEIEYTTEIVDSIQKIITPFGEVDDKASINLKRLRKEIHQVRNDINESFNHALSKFNSSGYLDDIRESVIENQRVLAVIPMHKRKVKGTLLGTSKTGSIVFIAPQATLKYARELENLLFEEKQEIILILKTLTNDLRIFKPLLIDYQTYLTQLDLIGAKAKYANNINAVLPKIAVEKKIILKDAYHPILLEKNRENSIKTIPQSIELNEKQQIIVISGPNAGGKSITLKTIGLLQVMIQSAILIPVDEKSEISIFDRILTDIGDNQSIENQLSTYSYRLKNMRQFLQKCNSNTLFLIDEFGTGSDPELGGALAEIFLEEFYEKKAYGIITTHYANLKVLADELENVSNANMQFDERTLEPLFKLFIGQAGSSFTFEVAQKNGIPYSLINRAKKKVEGEKIRLDKTISKLQKERNKLQKTSEILEQEQSKAKEQTENLSGKEEKIQKKLELFQELYDSNQKMLVTGRKINELVNKYFQTNNKKELIAEFTKWATIERTKYLKKNPPIKKSKPQKKQEKVAKKVQAEKIQKIEKEILVEVEKVREIKKVEAIKIAKQKADYKYKINDKVRLIDGKSSGTIEKIEKNNVTINFGIFTTKTSLNKIELVQASK
- a CDS encoding DUF1800 family protein, with translation MNNYSLWSLRLGYTNNQAHKIESLGIENFVKKSIDEKFSSDIPPFLKNSPKNIKEFKNQKKYNKAEELIKIQKWWIDKMRTENYPLREKMVCFLHNHFVASSNKVTINRWIFEHNSILRTNAFGNLKDLCKKILKCNATLDYLDNNTNRKNNLNENLSRELLELFTLGLNNYTEKDVQSGAKALAGLSFGDIYGVYNHKYECNEKINYLNHTGVFKLDDLIDIIFKHPKCPYLFTKKILNWFIYDNPTEELIIYYGNYLKYVNFELRPFLIKLFTEEFNKETAGSKIKDPLLYAIQLLDELKLSNSDSKFIVNFIKNQGMPLLMHKSVKGWKGGKEWLSTQILFNRNKIANQLCKGENNTLYKINLNQTNIKINERIPNIKRKPNCNYSCIKTELCDKLIFSIDENLQKNIDQIIKHDFDPKAKNSDRTILRLFNYLVTTPEYQLL
- a CDS encoding cold-shock protein, which encodes MSNGTVKFFNDAKGFGFITEDGSNKEHFVHISGLIDEIREGDKVEFDLQEGKKGLNAVNVKVI
- a CDS encoding peptide chain release factor 3, which produces MSFLKELQRRRTFGIISHPDAGKTTLTEKLLLFGGAIQEAGAVKNNKIKKGATSDFMEIERQRGISVATSVLAFIYKDKKINILDTPGHKDFAEDTFRTLTAVDSVIVVIDVAKGVEEQTEKLVQVCRMRKIPIIVFINKLDREGKDAFDLLDEVEQKLGLRVTPLSFPIGMGYDFKGIYNIWEKKLNIFSADKKQTVSKGIEFSDLEDPELDKVIGEKSANTLREELELIYEVYPSFDKSEYLKGDLQPVFFGSALNNFGVKELLDCFTEIAPTPQPKKAEERLVDSKENKLTGFVFKIHANMDPKHRDRLAFVKIVSGTFKRNAPYLHVRNNKKLKFSSPNAFFAEKKEIVEESFPGDIVGLHDTGNFKIGDTLTEGEILNFKGIPSFSPEHFRYVNNADPMKSKQLQKGLEQLMDEGVAQLFTLELNGRKIIGTVGALQYEVIQYRLEHEYGAKCSYENLPMHKVCWVQPENSKNEEFKEFKRVKQRYLAKDKQGQLVFLADSAFTIQMTQSKYPSVKLHFTSEFE
- a CDS encoding uracil-DNA glycosylase encodes the protein MNVIITESWKRILKDEFSKPYFLELLNFVEKEYEENSCYPPVNQIFSAFDHCSFEDLKVVIIGQDPYHGKGQANGLCFSVNDGIAHPPSLVNIFKELESDLVKPIPKSGNLERWADQGVLLLNATLTVRESSPGSHQKRGWEEFTDKVIKLISDKKENVVFLLWGGYAKKKGRNIDKLKHFVLESGHPSPLSANRGYWFGNKHFSKTNEILSKINIGIIEW
- a CDS encoding peptidylprolyl isomerase; its protein translation is MKNLKLLLLLSFTSLIISCDNKPKKTPIQKLEKTEIKKAEIIEKRWDSLNQNNVEDFFTEYAKNNKETMVRIKTKFGDIKIKLYNDTPIHRANFVFLTKINYFDTTVFYRIAKDFVIQGGNSDNLETSKQRYEYGNYLLPQEFRSNRKHKYGAVAAARDYDNNPDKDSSPFEFYIIQSKRGGHHLNNEHTVFGEVISGFSTIDKIAQLETGPDEWPKEDVYMKVEIIN
- a CDS encoding DUF1501 domain-containing protein, coding for MLRRNFLNITCTITGGALMVPEFLWAFGTQNKIRFEEESLIFIQLNGGNDGLNTYIPFNDPLYQYNRPSICISKDDVIGANKNMAFHPSLKNFFDIQQDGNLSIIQNVGYSNPTRSHFKSQEIWQTAVNSNMGLNNGWLGRYLDAEFRDHNPIAGINISRVDHPVFKSEFSNSASVQNPKFYKKDEMIIDKVKLSSNPQLDFVRKIATATVESSKAIQKAISNSKEEIIYPKTNFASKLSWIARLIKGNLNSKIYYTSLGGFDTHKNQLNEHSKKLTILNDGVYSFYKDLKEAKLLQNVTIVIFSEFGRRVKDNGNGTDHGKAAPMFIIGGNNNGSIIGNNPDLANLDDGDLKYNIDFRSVYATLLRQKLHFNPRKIGIKLPVIEGIF
- a CDS encoding M15 family metallopeptidase, which gives rise to MPENFVYVEDQIPSIIIDLRYCSENNFVGEIIDGYEAETVILTQQATKALKDVQEKLLKDSLSLKIFDAYRPQRAVNHFRRWARDINDTLMKEQFYPSIDKRDLFKLQYIATKSRHSSGSTIDVTVVDLKTNQELDMGTSYDYFGEESGVKYNNITDEQIANRKFLQTIMLANGFRNYPQEWWHFTLRGEPFRDQYFDFVIK
- a CDS encoding cold-shock protein yields the protein MSQGTVKFFNDAKGFGFITEEGSNKEHFVHISGLIDEIREGDNVEFELQEGRKGLNAVNVKVI